The genome window GTGCTGGGCTCGTTCATCAGCCGCATCGACGAGCACGTCCTCGAGACCCTCCGCCTCGAGGCCGCGGGCCCACGCAAGTCGCGCGAGCTCTGGCGCTTATGCCGCCCCGGCCTGCTCGCCGCCGCCGCCGTCGTCTTCCTCGTCATGCTCGGCTCGGCCATCCCCCTGCACCTGGCCCAGGTCCCCACCTACGCCGTCAAGGTCTGGTTTGACCTCAACTTAGCCCCCGGCTCCTGGCGCGTCTGGCTCAGCGCCTGGCCCCTCGTCCTCGCCGCGGTCGCCGGCGCGTCCATCATCTCCAGCCGCGTCGTCGCTGCCGCCGTTTCGCACAGCGAAACGCCAGCCGCCCCGCCCGCCGCCGCCCCCGCCCGCGGCTGGCTCCTCACCGGCGCCATCTGGGCCGCCGCCATCCTCATCCCACTCTTGCTCTTCGCCCGCACCGTCCGCGGCCTGCGCCCCTACCACGACTTCTGGTCCCTCTCCGGCGAAGCCGTACTAAGTAGTACGGCCATCGCCCTCGCCACCGGCCTCATCGGCACCCTCCTCGCCGCCGCTTTCTGGCAGGGCCTGAGCGCCGCCCGCCGCCGCCCCACCCTGCTCCTCTGGTGCCTCCGCACCCTGCTGATCACCGGGCTCCTCCCCGGAGTCCTCGTCGGCTCGGCGGTCTCCATCGCCGTCAACACCACGCCCGGCCTGTGGTCGCTGGGCGAGTCGCCGCTAATCCTCGTCATCACCCACACCGCCCGCTTCGGCTTTGTGAGCGCACTCATCGGCGTCTGGCTCGCGGCCGTGGAACCCCGGGCCGAGCGCGACCTCCGTGCACTCGACGGCGCCCTCGGCTTCCGCGGCTGGATCAGCGCCAGCCTCCCCCTCCAGGGCGGTGCCCTCGCCGGCGCGGGCCTGGCCACCGCCGCCCTGTCACTCCACGAGATCGAGGCCGCTGTGGTCGTCCAGCCCCCCGGCACCCCCAGCCTCGCCCAAGTGATGCTCAACCACCTGCACCAGCTCCGGATGCAGGACGTGTCCGCCGCGGCGGTGTCTGTAGTCGTGGTCGGCTTCTTTGTGGCGGGCCTGGCAGCGTGGGCGGCGTCGAAAACGTTGAAGCAGCTCAGGTGACTTCCCAACACCTCTCTCACCGATGCCCGGGGCCCATCCAAACAACCGGCCCGTGCACCTCGTAGCAGGGCTTTCCAGTAGGATGAAGTTGATGCCCTTTGGCCGAGCAGCCTGTGCCCTCCTGTCCGCCGCGGCGCTGCTCGCTCTCCCCTCCTGCACGCGCCACCAGGACGGTCAGCCGCTCAACGTCAAACTCTCCTTCGGCGAGGTCGGCACCTCCCCCGGCCAGTTCAGCTACCCCCGCTGCCTCGACGTCGACCGCTCCGGCGTTTGGGTCATCGACAAGCTCGCCCGCGTGCAGCGCCTTGACGCCGTCACCGGCGAAGGGCGCGGCGGCTGGCAGATGCCCGAATGGAAAGAGGGCAAGCCCACGGGCATGACCGTGTGGGACGCCGAGGGCTCCGACGGTCCCATCGTCTTTGTCGCCGACACCCACTACTTCCGCGTCATGGTGTACGACGGCGGCTCGCTTGCCCCCGGGCGCGAGGGCGAGGGGCTGGGCGCTCTGCTCACCCGCTTCGGCGAGTACGGCAACGGCCCCGGCCAGTTCGTCTTCCCCACCGACATCGCCGTGCTCCCTACGCCCGACGGCAAGGCCATCGCCCGCCTCTACGTCAGCGAGTACCAGCACAACGAGCGCATCAGCGTCTTCGAGCCGAAGTCGCCCGTCACGCGCCAGCAGCTCATCGACGCGGCAAAGGGCGGCGACCTCGGCCCCGCGCCCTCGCCCTTCGAGTTCAAGTTCTCCTTCGGCAGCCAGGGCGACTCTGCCTCCGCCGACACCATCCAGTTCAACCGCCCGCAGTCGATCGCCATCGACACCGCCCGCCAGGAGCTCGTCGTCAACGACGCCTGCAACCACCGCGTCGGCCGCTTCACGCTCGACGGCAAGCTCATCGCGTGGATCAACCCCGATTGCACGACAGGCCCCGCGATCGGCCAGTTCGCCTACCCCTACGGCCTGGCGCTGCTGGGCGATGGCACCGCCCTCGTCTGCGAGTTCGGCAACCACCGCATCCAGCGCATCGACCTGGCCAGCGGCGCGTCGATGGGCACATGGGGCCAGCTCGGCCGCCAGCCCGGCCAGCTCTCGACGCCCTGGGGTGTCGCCGTGAGGGGTGACCTCGTGTACGTCCTCGATAGCGGGAACAACCGCGTGCAGGCATTCGAGAAGCCGCGCTTGAAAGAGAATGTCACCGGCACTTCCGCAGTGAAGAGCACGATCATGCAGGGCCATGATCGTGGCACGGATGATCGCAGCACAGGAGGTGCCGGTTGAACACCCTCGCCGCCGTGCACCTCGGCCCGCTGCACTTCGACGTGCCCGTGTGGCTGCTGCTGATCCCCATCCTGGGCGCGGCCTCCATCTGGATGGCCCGCAAGAGCCTCTCGGGCCTGGGCGGCACCACCCGATGGGTCGCCCTCGTTGTCCGCCTGCTCGTCATCGTCCTGCTCGCGGGCGCGATGGCCGAGCCCAGCTGGCGCAAGGAGAGCAAGGGCGTTGCGGTGATGATGGTGCTCGACGCCAGCGAGAGCGTGCCCCCGCAGGTGCAGACCGACGCCCGCCGCTTCGTCGAAACGGCCATCAAGGACAAGAAACCCGAGGACATGGTCGGCCTCGTCACCGCCGCCAAGGACGCCTACGTACAGCAGCTCCCCAGCAAGCTCAACCGCACGCTCGAGCCTCAGCACATCGGCGCCTCCGACGGCACCAACCTCGCCGCCGCGGTGAAGCTGGCCATCGCCAGCGCGTCCCGAGAGGCCGGGCTCCGAGTCCTCCTCGCCACCGACGGCAACCAGACCGTCGGCGACATCCTCCAGGCCGCGACCACGGCCAAGGCGATGAAGGTCCCCATCGACGTGGTGCCCATCAAGTACAAGTACGACCGCGAGGTCATGATCGACCGCGTCGTCGCCCCCGCCAGCGCCCGCGAGGGCGAGACGATGAGCGTCAAGATCGTCCTGCGCTCGCTCACCGAGACGCGCGGCAAGCTCACCCTCCTCATGAACGGCCAGGCCGTGGACTTGAGCGGCACCGGCGACAACGACCTCTCGACCGAAGTCGAGCTCAAGCCCGGCCTCAACGTCAAGCAGGTGCAGGTCAAGGCCCTCAAGACCGGCCCGCAGGAGTTCAAGGCCGCGTTCGAGGCCTACGAGCACAACGGCCAGGTCGTCGGCGACATCCTCCGCCAGAACAACACCGGCAGCAGCGTCACGTTCGTCGCCGGCGCGGGCAAGGTGCTCGTCATCACAGAGATCGGCGAGCGCCCTAAGGACAGCGAGGAGTTCCTCCGCGCCATGGAGGAGGCCAAGATCGCGGTCGAGGTCAAGACCGCCGACCAGGTCCCCCCCACGCTCACCGAGCTCAACGCCTACGACGCGGTCGTGATGGTCAACCAGTCCGCGTACAAGTTCAGCCAGGCGCTCCAGGAGAACCTGCGGCAGTACGTGCACGACACCGGCGGCGGCCTCGTGATGATCGGCGGGCCCGAGAGCTTCGGCGCCGGCGGCTGGATCGGCTCGCCCCTCGAAGACGCCCTCCCCGTCCGCCTCGACCCGCCGCAGAAGCGGCAGATGCCTCGCGGCGCTCTCGCCCTTGTCATCCACTCGGTCGAAATGCCCGACGGCGTCTTCTACGGCAAGAAGGTCTGCGAGGCCGCCGTCAACTCGCTCTCGCGCCTCGACCTCGCCGGCATCATCGAGTTCACCGGCGTTGGCGCCCACGCCGGCACCGAGTGGGTGCACCCCCTCGAGGTCGTCGCCGACGGCTCCAAGATCAAGCGCTCCATTCAGAACCTCCGCTTCGGCGACATGCCCAGCTTCATCCCCAGCCTCGAGCTCGCCCTCGAGGGCCTTATGAAGGCCGACGCCGGACAGAAGCACGTCATCATCATCAGCGACGGCGACCCCACCACCCCCACCTCCACCCTCCTCGACAAGTTCGTGGACGCCAAGATCACCATCAGCTGCGTCGGCGTCTACCCCCACGGCGGCGCCGACATCGCCAAGATGAAGGAAATGGCCACCGCCACCGAGGGCAACTGGTACTTCGTCAACACCGAGAAAGAGCTCGCCAGCATCCCCGAGATCTTCATCAAGGAAGCCCAGACCGTCCGCCGTTCCCTCATCCGCGAGCAGCTCGCCGGCCCCGGCTTCCCCGCCATCATGATCCCCGGCGCCGACGAGGCCATGCGCGGCCTCTCCGGCGTCCCCAACGTCAACGGCTACGTCGTCACCGGCGAGCGCGAGGGCCTCGCCCTCGTCTCCATCAAGATCAAGGCCGACGACCCCGCCGCGGCGCAGGCCAGCGACCCGCTCCTCGCCGGCTGGCAGTACGGCCTGGGCAAGGTCATCGCCTACACCAGCGACGCCAGCACCCGCTGGAACAAGCAGTGGTCCGCGTGGCAGAACTACCGCCAGTTCTGGGAGCAGCACGTCCGCTGGACCATGCGCCCCAGCGGCAGCGCCAGCGTCCGTATCAGCACCGAGAACAAGGGCGACCAGACGCTCATCACCGTCGACGCCCTCGACAGCAGCGGCGAGCGCCTCAACTTCGCACGATTCAAGGGTCGCGTCGCCGTCCCCGGCGGCGAAGGCCAGGACGTCGACTTCAAGCAGGTCGGCCCCGGCCGCTACCAGAGCACCGTCAAGAGCGACCAGTCGGGCACCTACGTCCTCAGCGTCCGCTACGTCGCCCCCGACGACAAGGTCGAGGGCGGCGTGCTCGAGGGCTCCGCACAGGCCGCGATCACCCGCCCCTTCGCCGACGAGTATCGCACGCTCGAGGACAACACGCCCATCCTCACGCAGGTCGCGGAGATGACCGGCGGGCGCGTGTTCAACAACTGGGAGACCCAGCTGCCCGACCTCTGGTCGCGCGAGGGCGTCACCATGCCCGTCTCCTCGCAGAGCATCTGGCTGCTCATGGCCGTGCTCGGCCTGGGCACCTTCCTCGTCGACGTCGGCGTGCGCCGGGTCCGTATCGACATCCCGCTGATGTGGGGCGCGGTCAAGGGGGTCTTCCGCCGCAGCACCAGCAAGGGCGGCGAGCAGCTCGGCTCGCTCATGCAGGCCCGCGAGCTGGCCAAGAAGAAGATGGCCGAGCGCGGCTCCGCCGGCCAGGCGATCTCCGAAGCCCACCTCAAGGCCGAGGCCAAGGCCGAAGTGAAAGCCGCGATGGACACCGCCAAGCGCAAGTTCGAGGCCAGCCCCGAGCAGCTCAAAAAGGGCGCAACGCAGATCGCGCTCGGCGGCGCCGACGCCCGCCCCGAGGTCTTCCGCGACAAGCCGCGCCCCGTCGACTCACCAGCCGGTACCAAGCAGGAGGACCAGGGCATGAGCCGCCTCCTGAAAGCCAAGCAGAAAGCCCGCGGCGACATGGACGACGGAGCCGCCAGCTGATTGAACCGGTCACCCCCTTTGCCCTTTGAACCTTTGCCCTTTGCGATTTACCCCAGGAGCCTGCAATGGCCACCATCACCAAGACCCCGGACCTTCAGACCCCCGCCGAAGTGAAGGCCGAGTGCGACAAGTTCCGCGACACCTTCGCACGCCTCAAGGCCGAGATCGGCAAGGTCGTCGTCGGCCACTCCGACGTCGTCGAGGGCGTGCTCCTGGCCCTCTTCGCCGGCGGCAACGTCCTGCTCGAGGGCGTCCCCGGCCTGGGCAAAACCCTGCTCGTCCGCACGCTCGCGCAGACCCTGAGCCTGCCC of Phycisphaerales bacterium contains these proteins:
- a CDS encoding VWA domain-containing protein; amino-acid sequence: MNTLAAVHLGPLHFDVPVWLLLIPILGAASIWMARKSLSGLGGTTRWVALVVRLLVIVLLAGAMAEPSWRKESKGVAVMMVLDASESVPPQVQTDARRFVETAIKDKKPEDMVGLVTAAKDAYVQQLPSKLNRTLEPQHIGASDGTNLAAAVKLAIASASREAGLRVLLATDGNQTVGDILQAATTAKAMKVPIDVVPIKYKYDREVMIDRVVAPASAREGETMSVKIVLRSLTETRGKLTLLMNGQAVDLSGTGDNDLSTEVELKPGLNVKQVQVKALKTGPQEFKAAFEAYEHNGQVVGDILRQNNTGSSVTFVAGAGKVLVITEIGERPKDSEEFLRAMEEAKIAVEVKTADQVPPTLTELNAYDAVVMVNQSAYKFSQALQENLRQYVHDTGGGLVMIGGPESFGAGGWIGSPLEDALPVRLDPPQKRQMPRGALALVIHSVEMPDGVFYGKKVCEAAVNSLSRLDLAGIIEFTGVGAHAGTEWVHPLEVVADGSKIKRSIQNLRFGDMPSFIPSLELALEGLMKADAGQKHVIIISDGDPTTPTSTLLDKFVDAKITISCVGVYPHGGADIAKMKEMATATEGNWYFVNTEKELASIPEIFIKEAQTVRRSLIREQLAGPGFPAIMIPGADEAMRGLSGVPNVNGYVVTGEREGLALVSIKIKADDPAAAQASDPLLAGWQYGLGKVIAYTSDASTRWNKQWSAWQNYRQFWEQHVRWTMRPSGSASVRISTENKGDQTLITVDALDSSGERLNFARFKGRVAVPGGEGQDVDFKQVGPGRYQSTVKSDQSGTYVLSVRYVAPDDKVEGGVLEGSAQAAITRPFADEYRTLEDNTPILTQVAEMTGGRVFNNWETQLPDLWSREGVTMPVSSQSIWLLMAVLGLGTFLVDVGVRRVRIDIPLMWGAVKGVFRRSTSKGGEQLGSLMQARELAKKKMAERGSAGQAISEAHLKAEAKAEVKAAMDTAKRKFEASPEQLKKGATQIALGGADARPEVFRDKPRPVDSPAGTKQEDQGMSRLLKAKQKARGDMDDGAAS